A window of Deltaproteobacteria bacterium contains these coding sequences:
- a CDS encoding group 1 truncated hemoglobin, producing MSEKTLYERLGGYDAISAVANDLLPRLQEDASLGRFWAHRGDDGIAREKQLLVDFLCSSAGGPMYYTGRDMRTSHRGMRISERDWSAFIGHLGATLDAFEVPPRERGEVIAFIQSTRADIVEA from the coding sequence ATGAGCGAGAAGACTCTCTACGAGCGGCTCGGCGGGTACGATGCGATTTCGGCGGTGGCGAACGATCTGCTGCCGCGGCTCCAGGAGGATGCGTCGCTCGGCCGCTTCTGGGCCCACCGAGGCGACGACGGCATCGCCCGTGAGAAGCAGCTGCTCGTCGACTTCCTGTGCTCCAGCGCCGGCGGCCCCATGTACTACACCGGACGCGACATGCGGACCTCGCACCGGGGCATGCGGATCAGCGAGCGCGACTGGTCGGCGTTCATCGGGCACCTGGGCGCGACGCTCGACGCGTTCGAGGTGCCCCCGCGCGAGCGCGGCGAGGTGATCGCCTTCATCCAGAGCACGCGGGCCGACATCGTCGAGGCCTGA